A genomic window from Pseudonocardia broussonetiae includes:
- a CDS encoding LLM class flavin-dependent oxidoreductase has protein sequence MRAYHDHVVVRGEFSDIPLGTQDVRQQAANLLELAGTASEAGFDFLLVGDSHTSSFSNAFAPTPTLARMLAVTGDMPVGLLYLAPFHHPVIAAEQVGTLAAFAPEPLTLVLGNGDVSAHFEAFGITRASRARRTEEQIQLIRRLLAGESVTHSSPYVTLNNASINPVPRVPTPIWIAAQKGAAIERAGRLGDGWETAPGTSPELLVEQLGVYRRACAESGRTPNAILRRDIFVAATDEEAWAAVGPVLAAGYRGFGQERESSLVGSAETVVDRLRWYHGLGFDFVLVRHIVGDHGLILDSMRRIGDDVLPKIRDL, from the coding sequence ATGCGCGCCTACCACGACCACGTCGTGGTGCGGGGCGAGTTCAGCGACATCCCGCTCGGCACGCAGGACGTCCGGCAGCAGGCCGCGAACCTGCTCGAGCTGGCCGGGACCGCATCGGAGGCCGGCTTCGACTTCCTGCTCGTCGGCGACAGCCACACCTCGTCGTTCTCCAACGCCTTCGCGCCCACGCCCACGCTGGCGCGGATGCTCGCGGTCACCGGGGACATGCCCGTCGGCCTGCTCTACCTGGCCCCGTTCCACCACCCCGTCATCGCGGCGGAGCAGGTCGGCACCCTCGCGGCGTTCGCGCCGGAGCCGCTCACGCTCGTCCTGGGCAACGGCGACGTGTCGGCGCACTTCGAGGCGTTCGGCATCACGCGGGCGAGCCGCGCCCGCCGCACCGAGGAGCAGATCCAGCTCATCCGACGGCTGCTCGCGGGCGAGTCGGTGACGCACTCCAGCCCGTACGTGACGCTGAACAACGCCTCGATCAACCCGGTCCCGCGGGTGCCGACGCCGATCTGGATCGCCGCGCAGAAGGGCGCCGCGATCGAGCGCGCCGGACGCCTGGGCGACGGGTGGGAGACCGCACCCGGGACGTCACCGGAGCTGCTGGTCGAGCAGCTCGGGGTGTACCGCCGGGCCTGCGCGGAGTCCGGCCGCACGCCGAACGCGATCCTGCGGCGCGACATCTTCGTGGCCGCGACGGACGAGGAGGCGTGGGCCGCCGTCGGCCCGGTGCTCGCCGCCGGCTACCGCGGCTTCGGCCAGGAGCGGGAGAGCTCGCTGGTGGGCAGCGCCGAGACGGTGGTCGACCGGCTGCGCTGGTACCACGGGCTGGGGTTCGACTTCGTGCTCGTCCGGCACATCGTCGGCGACCACGGCCTGATCCTGGACTCGATGCGGCGCATCGGCGACGACGTCTTGCCGAAGATCCGGGACCTCTGA
- a CDS encoding molybdopterin-dependent oxidoreductase, with protein sequence MGEWHTTACSLCYVNCGLEVQLDGRAITRVRGDKAHPRSRGYLCQKAQRLTWLGNHGDRLDSPLRRGPDGTYERVDWPTALSEIAERLTAVRDADAAAGRPGSFAYVGGGGQGNHSGGAYGSALMRWMRSDRVFNALSQEKTGDFHVNGEMFGSESCHTAEGVEDCDLLLVIGCNPWMAHGFPNARTVLNTLRNDPDRRMIVIDPRRTETADAADLHLPVRPGTDAYLLAAMIAMILERDGQDDAFLAERTDGFAEVAAVFARVPVDAFVAHTGLGRADVERAVDMVLAARAMTVRVELGVQQGRNSTLNSYLEKLLFLLTGNFGRRGTNNLHTWLAPLWGNSTGGRRSEVTGYRYIGGLLPASTLAEEVLSEHPHRARVVWVESANPANTYGNSAEVEEALRAAELSVVVDVAFTESAAQADYVLPAAAQHEKWEFTLFTFEWPHNVFHVRRPLLDPLPGTLVEAEIYARLFEELGVLPGPEVLAELTEVARTDRGRLLAAAGAVMATHPGLSEIAPVLLYRTLGATLPDGAAAMAPLWAASHRAARTMPRAVRRGLDVDLDGPALGEELFRRILTDPSGTVFSAHEWDEVWELVRRERVRLDLPELLDWLGRLDPAADAPDPEYPFSLVNGQRRTHNANQILRAPAWRRSDPDGALRVREEDLAAVGAAAGDWVAVVTAAGRIVVRAEPDERMRPMQVSLPHGYGMSYPDGHGGRVVDGPRINLITIAADRDPIAGTPHHKDVKVRLEPATADECAAAESARARVREAVAAGA encoded by the coding sequence ATGGGCGAGTGGCACACGACGGCGTGCAGCCTCTGCTACGTGAACTGCGGGCTGGAGGTGCAGCTCGACGGGCGCGCGATCACGCGGGTCCGGGGCGACAAGGCGCACCCGCGCTCGCGCGGCTACCTGTGCCAGAAGGCGCAGCGGCTGACCTGGCTGGGGAACCACGGCGACCGGCTCGACTCCCCGCTGCGCCGCGGTCCCGACGGCACCTACGAGCGCGTCGACTGGCCCACCGCGCTGTCGGAGATCGCGGAGCGGCTCACGGCGGTGCGTGACGCCGACGCGGCCGCGGGCCGTCCCGGCTCGTTCGCCTACGTCGGCGGCGGCGGGCAGGGCAACCACTCCGGCGGGGCCTACGGCTCGGCGCTGATGAGGTGGATGCGCTCGGACCGCGTGTTCAACGCGCTGTCGCAGGAGAAGACCGGCGACTTCCACGTCAACGGCGAGATGTTCGGCTCGGAGAGCTGCCACACCGCCGAGGGCGTCGAGGACTGCGACCTGCTGCTGGTCATCGGCTGCAACCCGTGGATGGCGCACGGGTTCCCCAACGCCCGCACCGTGCTCAACACGCTGCGCAACGACCCCGACCGCCGCATGATCGTGATCGACCCGCGGCGCACCGAGACCGCCGACGCCGCCGACCTGCACCTGCCGGTGCGCCCCGGCACCGACGCCTACCTGCTCGCGGCGATGATCGCGATGATCCTGGAGCGCGACGGGCAGGACGACGCGTTCCTCGCCGAGCGCACCGACGGCTTCGCCGAGGTCGCCGCGGTGTTCGCACGCGTGCCCGTCGACGCGTTCGTGGCGCACACCGGGCTCGGGCGCGCCGACGTCGAGCGGGCCGTCGACATGGTCCTGGCCGCCCGCGCGATGACCGTGCGGGTCGAGCTGGGCGTCCAGCAGGGCCGCAACTCGACGCTGAACAGCTACCTGGAGAAGCTGCTGTTCCTGCTCACCGGCAACTTCGGCCGCCGGGGCACCAACAACCTGCACACCTGGCTCGCGCCGCTGTGGGGCAACAGCACCGGCGGGCGCCGGTCGGAGGTCACCGGCTACCGCTACATCGGCGGGCTGCTGCCGGCCAGCACGCTGGCCGAGGAGGTGCTGAGCGAGCACCCGCACCGCGCGCGGGTCGTGTGGGTCGAGTCGGCCAACCCGGCCAACACCTACGGAAACTCCGCGGAGGTGGAGGAGGCGCTGCGGGCGGCCGAGCTGTCGGTGGTGGTCGACGTGGCGTTCACCGAGTCGGCCGCGCAGGCCGACTACGTCCTGCCGGCCGCGGCGCAGCACGAGAAGTGGGAGTTCACGCTCTTCACGTTCGAGTGGCCGCACAACGTCTTCCACGTCCGCCGCCCGCTGCTCGACCCGCTGCCCGGCACGCTCGTCGAGGCCGAGATCTACGCGCGGCTGTTCGAGGAGCTGGGGGTGCTGCCCGGGCCGGAGGTGCTCGCCGAGCTGACGGAGGTCGCGCGCACCGACCGCGGGCGGCTGCTCGCCGCGGCCGGCGCGGTGATGGCCACCCACCCGGGCCTGTCCGAGATCGCGCCGGTGCTGCTCTACCGCACCCTCGGCGCGACCCTGCCCGACGGCGCCGCCGCGATGGCCCCGCTGTGGGCGGCGAGCCACCGGGCGGCGAGGACCATGCCGCGGGCGGTCCGCCGCGGCCTGGACGTCGACCTCGACGGGCCCGCGCTCGGCGAGGAGCTCTTCCGCCGCATCCTGACCGACCCCAGCGGCACCGTCTTCTCCGCGCACGAGTGGGACGAGGTGTGGGAGCTGGTGCGGCGCGAGCGCGTCCGGCTCGACCTCCCCGAGCTGCTGGACTGGCTCGGGCGGCTCGACCCCGCGGCCGACGCGCCCGACCCCGAGTACCCGTTCTCCCTGGTCAACGGGCAGCGCCGGACGCACAACGCCAACCAGATCCTGCGGGCGCCCGCCTGGCGGCGCAGCGACCCGGACGGCGCGCTGCGCGTGCGCGAGGAGGACCTCGCCGCCGTCGGCGCCGCCGCGGGGGACTGGGTGGCCGTCGTGACGGCGGCCGGCCGGATCGTCGTGCGGGCCGAGCCCGACGAGCGGATGCGCCCGATGCAGGTGTCGCTGCCGCACGGCTACGGCATGTCCTACCCGGACGGGCACGGGGGCCGGGTCGTCGACGGGCCGCGGATCAACTTGATCACGATCGCGGCCGACCGCGACCCGATCGCCGGCACCCCGCACCACAAGGACGTCAAGGTGCGCCTGGAGCCGGCCACCGCGGACGAGTGCGCCGCGGCGGAGAGCGCCCGGGCGCGCGTCCGGGAGGCGGTGGCGGCGGGGGCCTGA
- a CDS encoding LLM class flavin-dependent oxidoreductase — protein MRTATTVEASGRATWQETLDFVVEAEKLGLDICWVAEAWGSDAPSTLGFLAGRTQSMLLGSGIMQVGVRTAVAVAQAAATLNEMSDGRFLLGLGPSGPQVIEGLHGVPFARPMTRTRETIEIVRQALRGEKVSFSGRTMAVPLPDGEGRPMRLSSAPQPDLPIFLATMSPKMLELTGELADGWLGTSFVPEGSAAYFTHLDAGLAKAGRTRKDLDVCQGAEVAFAADEDALRAMVATRKKELAFSLGGMGSATTNYYNDAYSRQGWADVAAAVRERWQGGDRDGAAGLVTDEMVLGTTLIGTEDMVRTRLGVWRDAGVDVVRLYPAGETLDERLTTLGRALDLVREVG, from the coding sequence GTGCGCACCGCGACCACCGTCGAGGCGTCCGGGCGGGCGACCTGGCAGGAGACGCTCGACTTCGTCGTCGAGGCCGAGAAGCTCGGTCTCGACATCTGCTGGGTCGCCGAGGCCTGGGGCTCCGACGCCCCGTCGACGCTGGGCTTCCTCGCCGGCCGCACGCAGAGCATGCTGCTGGGCTCGGGGATCATGCAGGTCGGCGTCCGCACCGCGGTCGCCGTCGCCCAGGCCGCGGCCACGCTCAACGAGATGTCCGACGGCCGCTTCCTGCTGGGGCTGGGCCCGTCGGGCCCGCAGGTCATCGAGGGCCTGCACGGCGTGCCGTTCGCCCGGCCGATGACGCGCACGCGCGAGACGATCGAGATCGTCCGGCAGGCCCTGCGCGGGGAGAAGGTCAGCTTCTCCGGGCGGACGATGGCGGTCCCCCTGCCCGACGGCGAGGGCCGGCCGATGCGGCTGTCGAGCGCCCCGCAGCCCGACCTCCCGATCTTCCTGGCCACGATGTCGCCGAAGATGCTGGAGCTCACCGGGGAGCTGGCCGACGGCTGGCTCGGCACGAGCTTCGTCCCCGAGGGCTCCGCCGCCTACTTCACCCACCTCGACGCCGGGCTCGCGAAGGCCGGGCGCACGCGCAAGGACCTCGACGTCTGCCAGGGCGCGGAGGTCGCGTTCGCCGCCGACGAGGACGCGCTGCGCGCGATGGTGGCCACGCGCAAGAAGGAGCTCGCCTTCAGCCTCGGGGGCATGGGCTCGGCCACCACGAACTACTACAACGACGCCTACAGCCGCCAGGGCTGGGCCGACGTCGCCGCGGCCGTGCGGGAGCGCTGGCAGGGCGGCGACCGCGACGGCGCCGCCGGGCTCGTCACCGACGAGATGGTGCTGGGCACCACGCTGATCGGCACCGAGGACATGGTCCGCACCCGGCTGGGCGTCTGGCGCGACGCGGGCGTCGACGTCGTCCGGCTCTACCCGGCGGGGGAGACCCTCGACGAGCGCCTGACCACGCTCGGCCGGGCCCTGGACCTGGTCCGGGAGGTGGGCTGA
- a CDS encoding winged helix-turn-helix transcriptional regulator gives MRRTSFANWPCSIARAMDLLGDWWTPLVLREAFYGIQRFDDFHKGLNIARNTLADRLKTLVAEGLMEKRAYQADPVRYDYVLTRKGREFFPVLMALQKWGDEWLSEEAGPPILLRHERCGHDAVAEVVCSSCHEPMTSGDTTLHIGPGYPERLTHREDVKQRFGL, from the coding sequence ATGAGGCGAACATCCTTCGCGAACTGGCCCTGCTCCATCGCCCGCGCGATGGACCTGCTGGGGGACTGGTGGACCCCGCTGGTCCTGCGCGAGGCGTTCTACGGCATCCAGCGGTTCGACGACTTCCACAAGGGTCTGAACATCGCGCGCAACACCCTCGCCGACCGGCTCAAGACGCTGGTCGCCGAGGGACTGATGGAGAAGCGGGCCTACCAGGCCGACCCGGTGCGCTACGACTACGTGCTCACCCGCAAGGGCCGGGAGTTCTTCCCCGTGCTGATGGCGCTGCAGAAGTGGGGCGACGAGTGGCTGTCGGAGGAGGCGGGTCCGCCGATCCTCCTGCGCCACGAGCGCTGCGGCCACGACGCCGTCGCCGAGGTGGTCTGCAGCAGCTGCCACGAGCCGATGACGTCGGGCGACACCACGCTGCACATCGGGCCGGGCTACCCCGAGCGGCTCACGCACCGCGAGGACGTCAAGCAGCGCTTCGGCCTCTGA
- a CDS encoding OsmC family protein has translation MAVRPKETVVPFAVHGEGTGVLQTLTAAGDAGHVFRADAYPAFGGEDSAPSPLFYALGALTSCNQVTASLVAKDLGITLGAWTFDVRGDLDTAVLVGGADGNANFDRVEVRASVETDADEEQFATLVSETARRCPVTQLFQRSGLEFANDWTRAPLPATVGA, from the coding sequence ATGGCTGTGCGCCCCAAGGAGACCGTCGTCCCGTTCGCCGTCCACGGCGAGGGCACCGGCGTCCTCCAGACCCTCACCGCGGCCGGCGACGCCGGTCACGTGTTCCGCGCCGACGCCTACCCCGCGTTCGGCGGCGAGGACTCCGCCCCCAGCCCCCTGTTCTACGCGCTCGGCGCGCTGACCTCGTGCAACCAGGTCACGGCGAGCCTCGTCGCGAAGGACCTCGGGATCACCCTCGGCGCCTGGACCTTCGACGTCCGGGGCGACCTCGACACCGCCGTGCTCGTCGGCGGCGCCGACGGGAACGCCAACTTCGACCGCGTCGAGGTGCGGGCGAGCGTGGAGACCGACGCCGACGAGGAGCAGTTCGCGACGCTGGTCTCCGAGACCGCGCGCCGCTGCCCGGTCACCCAGCTGTTCCAGCGCAGCGGCCTGGAGTTCGCCAACGACTGGACGCGGGCCCCGCTGCCCGCGACCGTCGGAGCCTGA
- a CDS encoding MFS transporter: protein MRFTTLMAQSTEWYDFFLYTTAAAIVFPAVFFSADFSPLAATLSSFATVAVGFIVRPLGGALFGHFGDRRGRKPALVVALLLMAVATLLIAVLPGFATLGLAAPVLLTLLRVLQGLALGGQWGGAVLLATEYAPPGKRGAYGAWAQVGLPVGLGLSSATFLVVVNLVGGPAFLAYGWRIPFVIGGLLVLVALAMQLRLHETPAFRDIANRTTSVPRSPVVEVIRKHPGRILVTIGVFLVVGGSFYVFTTGTLAYATGTLGIPRETMLVIIIIGAAAMAALVFPASSWSDRYGRRRVFGTGVVLTLLWLLPFAALVASGDPLLVGTGVVVAMGIGGIMYGPTAALFSESFPVHLRYSGASLGYQLSNVVGGGFAPLIMTSLLASTGSLLSVVVYVTVMGVITLVSLRLLGAPDEEGTTAAPGAVPAVAT, encoded by the coding sequence GTGCGCTTCACGACCCTGATGGCGCAGTCGACCGAGTGGTACGACTTCTTCCTCTACACGACCGCCGCGGCGATCGTGTTCCCCGCGGTCTTCTTCTCCGCGGACTTCAGCCCGCTGGCCGCCACCCTCTCCTCGTTCGCGACGGTCGCGGTCGGCTTCATCGTCCGGCCGCTGGGCGGGGCGCTGTTCGGGCACTTCGGCGACCGCCGGGGACGCAAGCCCGCGCTGGTCGTCGCGCTGCTGCTGATGGCGGTCGCGACGCTGCTCATCGCCGTGCTGCCCGGCTTCGCCACCCTCGGCCTCGCCGCGCCGGTCCTGCTCACGCTGCTGCGCGTGCTGCAGGGCCTGGCACTGGGCGGGCAGTGGGGCGGGGCGGTCCTGCTCGCCACCGAGTACGCGCCGCCGGGCAAGCGCGGGGCCTACGGCGCCTGGGCCCAGGTCGGCCTGCCGGTCGGGCTCGGCCTGTCCAGCGCCACGTTCCTCGTCGTGGTCAACCTGGTCGGCGGGCCGGCGTTCCTGGCCTACGGCTGGCGCATCCCGTTCGTCATCGGCGGCCTGCTCGTGCTCGTCGCGCTGGCCATGCAGCTGCGGCTGCACGAGACCCCGGCGTTCCGCGACATCGCGAACCGGACGACCTCGGTGCCCCGCTCTCCCGTCGTCGAGGTCATCCGCAAGCACCCCGGGCGCATCCTCGTCACCATCGGCGTGTTCCTCGTGGTCGGCGGCTCCTTCTACGTCTTCACCACCGGCACCCTGGCCTACGCCACCGGCACCCTCGGCATCCCGCGCGAGACCATGCTGGTCATCATCATCATCGGGGCGGCGGCCATGGCCGCGCTGGTCTTCCCGGCGTCGTCGTGGAGCGACCGGTACGGCCGGCGCCGCGTGTTCGGCACCGGCGTCGTCCTCACGCTGCTGTGGCTGCTGCCGTTCGCCGCGCTCGTCGCCAGCGGCGACCCCCTGCTGGTCGGCACGGGCGTCGTGGTCGCCATGGGGATCGGCGGCATCATGTACGGCCCGACGGCGGCCCTGTTCAGCGAGTCGTTCCCGGTGCACCTGCGCTACAGCGGGGCGTCACTGGGCTACCAGCTGTCCAACGTGGTCGGCGGCGGGTTCGCCCCGCTCATCATGACCTCGCTGCTCGCGTCGACGGGCTCGCTGCTGTCGGTCGTGGTCTACGTGACGGTCATGGGCGTGATCACGCTGGTGTCGCTGCGCCTGCTCGGCGCGCCCGACGAGGAGGGGACGACGGCGGCGCCCGGCGCGGTCCCGGCGGTGGCCACGTGA
- a CDS encoding SRPBCC family protein, translating to MEWTGATYADIPTVEVDTWVAAAPEVVWATVADPTLMPSMSEELQSVEWLDGHARPAVGAKFRGSSKHPALGEWSTVSEIVECAEPKVFAWAVEDVEHPTAVWRYTLEPEGEGTRLRQWMQMGPGRSGLSLAIDEMPDKEQKIVFVRMREFEKNMATSLAGIKARVEAASTPATGA from the coding sequence ATGGAGTGGACCGGTGCGACCTACGCGGACATCCCCACGGTCGAGGTGGACACGTGGGTCGCCGCGGCCCCCGAGGTGGTGTGGGCGACCGTCGCGGACCCGACCCTGATGCCGTCGATGAGCGAGGAGCTGCAGTCCGTCGAGTGGCTCGACGGGCACGCCCGCCCCGCGGTCGGCGCGAAGTTCCGCGGCTCCAGCAAGCACCCCGCGCTCGGCGAGTGGTCGACGGTCTCGGAGATCGTCGAGTGCGCCGAGCCGAAGGTGTTCGCCTGGGCGGTCGAGGACGTCGAGCACCCGACCGCGGTGTGGCGCTACACCCTCGAGCCCGAGGGGGAGGGCACGCGCCTGCGGCAGTGGATGCAGATGGGGCCGGGCCGCTCGGGCCTGAGCCTCGCCATCGACGAGATGCCCGACAAGGAGCAGAAGATCGTCTTCGTGCGGATGCGCGAGTTCGAGAAGAACATGGCCACCTCGCTCGCCGGCATCAAGGCCCGCGTCGAGGCCGCTTCCACTCCCGCGACCGGAGCCTGA
- a CDS encoding NADPH-dependent 2,4-dienoyl-CoA reductase — protein sequence MSERYPHLFTPLELGPFTLPNRIVMGSMHTGLEDDPADAPRLAAYFAERARAGVALMVTGGYAPHANGVLDEGGSLLDDPSQLPAHRIVTDAVHEAGGRIALQVLHAGRYSKQPGLVAPSAIRAPINTYVPRPLEEHEIRELVDSYGRCAALARAGGYDGIEIMGSEGYLINTFLAPRTNHREDEWGGTPENRRRFAVEVVEASRAAVGEDFLIVYRLSMADLVEGGQSWEEVVALGKEVEAAGADLINTGIGWHEARVPTIATSVPRAAFTSVTAMLRPAVGIPVITSNRINMPEVAEEVLARGDADMVSMARPFLADPEWISKAAADRADEINTCIGCNQACLDHVFSGRPMSCLVNPRAGRETELVLGPAPARRRVAVVGAGPAGLAAAVTAAERGHAVELFEANDDIGGQFAIARRIPGKEEFAETIRYYARRLELTGVTVHLGERVTARRILDGGFDEVVLATGVEPRMPDIPGIDHPMVVSYAEAVLGAPVGERVAVIGAGGIGVDVSEFLTHTTSPTTDLAAWRREWGVTQPDLAAGALVAPEPESSPRQVYLLQRTPGRIGSRLGLTTGWVHRAALAAKGVEQIAGVGYVRIDDAGLHLTVDGDDGPGARVLAVDTVVVCAGQEPVRDLLDALRDAGASVHVIGGADVAAELDAKRAIDQGTRVAAAL from the coding sequence GTGAGCGAGCGCTACCCGCACCTGTTCACCCCGCTCGAGCTCGGTCCGTTCACGCTGCCCAACCGGATCGTCATGGGCTCGATGCACACCGGCCTGGAGGACGACCCCGCGGACGCGCCGCGGCTGGCCGCCTACTTCGCCGAGCGCGCCCGGGCCGGCGTCGCCCTGATGGTCACCGGCGGCTACGCGCCGCACGCGAACGGCGTGCTCGACGAGGGCGGCTCGCTCCTCGACGACCCGTCGCAGCTGCCGGCCCACCGGATCGTCACCGACGCGGTGCACGAGGCGGGCGGCCGGATCGCGCTGCAGGTGCTGCACGCGGGGCGCTACTCCAAGCAGCCCGGCCTGGTGGCGCCCTCGGCGATCCGCGCGCCGATCAACACGTACGTGCCCCGGCCGCTGGAGGAGCACGAGATCCGGGAGCTGGTCGACAGCTACGGGCGCTGCGCGGCGCTGGCCCGCGCGGGCGGCTACGACGGCATCGAGATCATGGGGTCCGAGGGCTACCTCATCAACACCTTCCTCGCCCCGCGCACCAACCACCGCGAGGACGAGTGGGGCGGCACGCCGGAGAACCGGCGCCGCTTCGCCGTCGAGGTGGTGGAGGCCTCCCGCGCCGCCGTGGGCGAGGACTTCCTCATCGTCTACCGCCTCTCCATGGCCGACCTGGTGGAGGGCGGCCAGAGCTGGGAGGAGGTCGTCGCGCTCGGCAAGGAGGTCGAGGCGGCGGGCGCCGACCTCATCAACACCGGGATCGGGTGGCACGAGGCGCGCGTCCCCACGATCGCGACCTCGGTGCCGCGCGCGGCGTTCACGTCGGTCACGGCGATGCTGCGCCCGGCCGTCGGCATCCCGGTGATCACGTCGAACCGGATCAACATGCCGGAGGTGGCGGAGGAGGTGCTGGCCCGCGGCGACGCCGACATGGTGTCGATGGCGCGGCCGTTCCTCGCCGACCCGGAGTGGATCAGCAAGGCCGCCGCCGACCGGGCCGACGAGATCAACACCTGCATCGGGTGCAACCAGGCCTGCCTGGACCACGTCTTCTCCGGGCGCCCGATGAGCTGCCTGGTCAACCCGCGGGCCGGGCGCGAGACCGAGCTCGTCCTGGGCCCGGCGCCGGCGCGGCGCCGCGTCGCCGTGGTGGGGGCGGGCCCGGCGGGGCTCGCCGCGGCGGTCACGGCGGCCGAGCGCGGGCACGCGGTCGAGCTGTTCGAGGCGAACGACGACATCGGCGGCCAGTTCGCCATCGCGCGGCGCATCCCGGGCAAGGAGGAGTTCGCCGAGACGATCCGCTACTACGCCCGCCGCCTGGAGCTCACCGGCGTCACCGTGCACCTGGGCGAGCGGGTCACGGCGCGGCGCATCCTCGACGGCGGCTTCGACGAGGTCGTGCTCGCGACGGGGGTGGAGCCGCGGATGCCCGACATCCCGGGCATCGACCACCCCATGGTCGTCAGCTACGCCGAGGCGGTGCTGGGCGCGCCGGTGGGGGAGCGGGTCGCGGTGATCGGCGCAGGCGGGATCGGCGTCGACGTCAGCGAGTTCCTCACCCACACGACCTCGCCGACGACCGACCTCGCGGCCTGGCGCCGCGAGTGGGGCGTCACGCAGCCGGACCTGGCCGCGGGGGCGCTCGTGGCGCCGGAGCCGGAAAGCTCGCCGCGGCAGGTCTACCTGCTGCAGCGCACGCCCGGGCGGATCGGGTCCCGGCTCGGGCTGACCACCGGGTGGGTGCACCGGGCCGCGCTCGCGGCCAAGGGCGTCGAGCAGATCGCCGGGGTCGGCTACGTCCGGATCGACGACGCCGGTCTGCACCTGACCGTCGACGGCGACGACGGGCCGGGCGCGCGGGTGCTGGCCGTCGACACGGTCGTGGTGTGCGCGGGGCAGGAGCCCGTGCGCGACCTGCTCGACGCGCTGCGGGACGCCGGGGCCTCGGTGCACGTCATCGGCGGGGCCGACGTGGCCGCCGAGCTCGACGCGAAACGGGCCATCGACCAGGGCACGCGCGTCGCGGCTGCGCTGTGA
- a CDS encoding winged helix-turn-helix transcriptional regulator — translation MGRPDGVAHDGCPIARTSALLRDSWTVLVVRDLGDGLHRFDDLVAHLGISRTVLAGRLAELVAVGAVERVDYREPGSRRRQEYHLTAAGEELGPVLAAMGTWGRRHLPRALPRTGRARRLPSAPRTG, via the coding sequence ATGGGTCGTCCGGACGGGGTGGCGCACGACGGCTGCCCCATCGCCCGGACGTCGGCGCTGCTGCGCGACTCGTGGACGGTGCTCGTCGTGCGCGACCTCGGCGACGGCCTGCACCGCTTCGACGACCTCGTCGCGCACCTCGGGATCTCGCGCACCGTGCTGGCCGGGCGCCTGGCCGAGCTGGTCGCGGTCGGGGCGGTGGAGCGCGTCGACTACCGCGAGCCCGGGTCCCGGCGGCGCCAGGAGTACCACCTGACGGCCGCGGGCGAGGAGCTCGGCCCGGTGCTGGCCGCGATGGGGACGTGGGGCAGGCGGCACCTGCCGCGGGCCCTCCCGCGCACCGGCCGCGCGAGACGTCTTCCGTCCGCGCCCCGCACTGGTTAG
- a CDS encoding putative leader peptide — MRVGPGRARSCTVGPPAPRVDTPVAVIDGGPVPRTPVLTRRRHVDLLRVTSSACR, encoded by the coding sequence ATGCGCGTCGGACCCGGACGCGCTCGTTCCTGCACTGTGGGACCGCCGGCGCCCCGTGTTGACACCCCGGTCGCGGTGATCGACGGTGGTCCCGTGCCCAGGACCCCCGTGCTGACGCGTCGTCGTCACGTGGACCTGCTGCGGGTCACCTCCAGCGCCTGTCGCTGA
- a CDS encoding DUF1540 domain-containing protein gives MTSTQNMPQVQDCSVTSCSYNESSSCHAGAITIGGDHAHCGTFVEISFRGGSADNGLVGACHRSECRYNEKLECTAASVSVGAGADNADCLTYEPR, from the coding sequence ATGACCTCGACCCAGAACATGCCCCAGGTGCAGGACTGCTCCGTGACCTCCTGCTCCTACAACGAGAGCAGCAGCTGCCACGCGGGCGCCATCACCATCGGCGGCGACCATGCCCACTGCGGCACCTTCGTCGAGATCTCGTTCCGCGGCGGCAGCGCCGACAACGGCCTCGTCGGTGCCTGCCACCGCTCGGAGTGCCGCTACAACGAGAAGCTCGAGTGCACCGCCGCGTCGGTGAGCGTGGGCGCCGGCGCCGACAACGCCGACTGCCTCACCTACGAGCCCCGCTGA